The genomic DNA CCGACGGCGCGGGCGCCTCTTCGGAGCTGCCGCAGCCGGCGATCACCATCGTCGCCGCAAACAACGGCAGCCAGAAAGAACGCACCACGCCTGACCTTCCCCAGCGGCGCCGAGCGCCCGCATCACATTCATGAATTCACAAGTTGACGCTCAGGAAGATATCGCAGCAAACATCTCCGCGCTACTGTTCGGGCAAAGTGTCGCTCAGGCCACCAGTGCGGTGCCCGCACCGGCATAGCCCCGGTCGCGGGCCACCTCGGCCAACTGCGAGCGCAGCTGCCGGCGCCCGCGATGCAGCCGGGACATCACGGTTCCCAGCGGGGTGCCCATGATCTCGGCGACCTCCCGGTAGGCGAAGCCCTCGACATCGACGTAGTACACCACCATGCGGAACTCGTCCGGAAGTGTCTGCAGCGCCGCGACGATGCGCGCGTCGGGCATCGCCTCCAACGCCTCGACCTCTGCGGAGCGCAGGCCCGTGGACGAGTGCGCTGCTTCGTCGGCCAGCTGCCAGTCGGTGATCTCGTCGGTGGCGTACTCCGTCGGCCGGACCCGGCGCTTGCGGTACCCGCTGATGTAGGTGTTGGTCATGATGCGGTACAGCCACGCCAGCAGGTTGGTGCCGTCGCGAAAGCTGTGGAAGCCGACAAAGGCGTTGATCATCGTCTCCTGCAACAGATCTTCGCAGTCGGCGCGGTTCTGCGTCATCCGCAGCGCGCCGCCGTAGAGCTGGTCCAGCCTGGGCAGGACGTCGCGTTCGAACCGCTGCCGCAGCGCGGCGTCCCGGCCGGCAATGGCCGGGTGGTGGTCTGCTGCCTCGAGATTCCGTGCCATCGCTGTGCTCCCCTGACTGGACCCGTATTCACTCCTGCGGTTGATATTCGTCCCGCAGCGGCCCGTGGTCGCCCGTGCTGACCCCACTCTCGAACTACCGGCTAGCACTACCCACGTTCATCACCTTCCCCATCGTTACGCAAAAGCCCTTCAGTAGGGATGTATAGGGTAGGTTTCTGTCATGTCTGCGACGATGTACTCGCCAGATGACGTGGCCGACCTGCTCGGTCTGCACGTCCGGACCATCCGCCACTATGTGCGCGACGGACGGCTGCCGGCCGTGCGAATCGGAAAGCAGTACCGCATCTCCGAGGTCGATCTGCGCGCGTTCACCGGTGGTGCGCCCGCGGCGGCGCCACCGCGCCTGGACACCACCACCGTCGTGCGGATCGCCGACATCACCCGCGAACTGATGGACCGGGTGTCCACCCTGGCGCTGGCCGGCGCGAGCGCCGCACGACTGCAGGTGCACACGTCCTACGAACCGGTCCAGCGCACCCTCACGGTCGTCGCCGTGGGTGATGCCGATGACGCCGCCGCACTGTTGTCCATGGTCAGTGCGCTCATCCGGGACGCCGCGTCATGACACGAGACGCCGACGCCGTGCGCGCCGCCCTGCGCCGCGACCTGCTGGCCGCCATGAAAATCCGCGACACCGTTCACGTGGCGGCCCTGCGCACGGCGATCGCGGCCATCGACAACGCCGAAAGTGTTGATGCCGAGGGGGTCACGGCCACTGAGGTGGCCCGGCGCGAGCTCTCGGCCGACGAAGTCCATGCCGTGCTGGCCGGGCACGTGCATGGTTATGCCGTCGAGGTCGACGGTTACGACGCGGTGGGTCAGGCCGGGCCCGCCGCGCGCCTGCGCCGCCAGGCCGCCCTGCTGCGCCGCCACCTCCCGTGATTTCGGCGCGCTGGTAACCGCTGCGCGGTTACCAGCGCGCCCAAGTCACGTGATGCTGTCGTGCGTACACGAATGGTCGCCGCAGAAGTCCCCGATACGCCAGACGGCATTATCCGACGACTCCGATTTGCTGTGTCCCCGCCCCGGTCGAATTGTGTACCGACGCCGTTGCGCTGAGACAATGAGTCCCGGCGCCATTGTCCCGAGAGCAACTTTGCTTGAATTGGCAAAAATACCCGGCTTGACGATTTTTGCCGAATCACGCTGTAAAAGCGTCGATGTCGCTGTCAAGGACGAGTCAGACCCCTCACTTGGGTCAGATTTCGGATTTGCCAGTCGAATGGCGGACGGAATACAGGCACGGCAATAAGATGTATTTGCCGCGATCCGCGACACGTCCGATTAAGGTAGGGCGTCTTGAAGTTGCGGATTTGCGGTATCTGCATCGCGGGTCGGGGGAGGTCCAGTATTGGTCACTGGAGGCGCGCAGCGACGGGTCACAGTTGCGGTCATCGACGACCAAGACGTGGTGCACGCTGGTGTTGAGGCGTGGTGTGCCGCCGCGGACCCGCCCATCGATCTGGTTGGCAACTACCTGCATCCGAAAGAGTTCTTGACGGCCTTTCCCGCCGTCCCACACGAGGTGGACGTCGTCTTGTTGGATCTGCAAATCGAGGGCAGCCGGCCGGACTTCGACATACTGCGCACGCTCAGCCAGGCAGGCCAACGGGTGGTCGTCTACTCGCATCTGGCGGCCGATGAGATCATCCTCAGCAGCTTGGATCTCGGGGCCGTGACCTACCTGGTCAAATCGGAAGGACGCTTACACCTGATCGAGGCCCTGCATTCGGCGGCATCCGGCACGCCGTACATCGGCCCCAGGATGGCCAAAGCGCTGGCCCATGACCGGAACTCGGGCCGGATCAAGCTGTCCGAGCGCGAGATCGAGGTTCTGCGGGCGTGGTTTCAGACCGAGAGCAAGGAACTGGTGGGCAAGAGACTTTATATCGCGCCCACCACCGTGCGCACCCACCTGCAACGGGCCCGCGCCAAGTACGCCGCGGTAGGCCGTCCTGCGCCCACCAAATCGGCCCTGCTGGCGCGGGCGGTGGAAGACGGGATCCTGAGCCTCAACGAGCTCTGATCCTGTCGTACGAACCACCCAATTCCCGAGCTCGACTTCACCGCTGCGCCGACGTCGCCCAGAATCGTCGGCGGCTTCCGGGTATCGCCGGCCCGTCCCGAGACGCTCCGGGTAGGCCTGGGCCGGCTTCCGCAGGTAAGCCAATCCTGGCGTTTCGACCGCCCGCGGGCGGGGCAATCCCCGAAACGCGCGCAGCCCGCGCACGCTCCGTGCAGGCTGGAGCGGACAGCACCAGTGAAAGAGGCCCCCATGGCGATCAACGACGATGACATCAGCACCTCCGCGGCAGGCGGCGGCGAAGGCCCGGCCGACGGCGGCAGCAACCCCGGTGGCCACGACGGTGGCGCGGACGGCACCGCAGGCGGCGAAGGCCCGGCCGACGGCGGCAGCAACCCCGAGGGTCACGACGGCGGGGCCGACGGCACCGCAGGCGGCGAAGGCCCGGCCGACGGCGGCAGCAACCCCGACGGCCACGACGGCGGCGCCGACGGCACGGCCTAGAGTTCGATAGTGCTCAGCCGCTGCATCAGCGTCGACCAGTCCGTCTTCGCCGCGGAGTACTGGGGACGCAAGCCGCTGCTGAGCCCAGCCGGTGCGCTACCCCGCGATTTCGGTGATCTGCTCTCCCCCGACATGGTGGACGAGCTGATCGCCGAACGCGGGGTACGCGCGCCGTTCATCCGGCTGGCCAAAGAAGGTCGGCTGCTGGCCAAGGACTCCTACCTGGGGCCGGCCGGTTTCGGCGCGGAGGTCACCGATCAGGTCGATTCCGCCAAGGTGCTCGAGCAGCTCGCCTCGGGTGCCACGGTGGTCTTGCAGGGTCTGCACCGGTTGTGGCCGCCTCTGATCGACTTCACCCGCGACGCAGTCGACGACATCGGCCATCCGGTCCAGGTCAACGCCTACATCACCCCGCCGGGCAACCGCGGGTTCGACTTTCACTACGACGTGCACGATGTCTTCGTCCTGCAGGTCTCGGGAACCAAGCGGTGGATGGTCCACGAACCGGTGCATCCGCATCCGCTGCCGTCGCAGCCGTGGACCGATCACCGCGAGGCCATCGCCGAGCGGGTCCGGGATACACCGGCGATCGACGCCGAACTGTCCGACGGCGACGCACTGTATGTTCCGCGCGGCTGGGTACACGCCGCGCAAGCCCTGGACACCACCTCCATTCACCTGACCGTTGGTGTCGCGGCCACGACACCCCTGGATGTGGCCCGGGCTGTGCTGGAGGAACTCAGCGCGATCGAGCAGCTGCGCGCGCCACTGCCGCTGGGCATGAACCCGATCGATCATGACGACGTGGCCGCCACCGCCGCCAAGGTGATCTCGCAGCTGAGCACCCACTTGCGTGACAACGCCGAGACGCTCAGCGCGCTGGCGACCGAACGTCTTGTCTCTCAGCATGTTTCACGCACCCGCCCAGATGCCGTGCGTCCGCTGGCTGCACTTCGCGCCGCTGTAGACCCCACCGCGGGACCGGTGCGGTGGCGCCGCGGCCTGCACGCCACCCTGACGCAGGACAGCGACAACCGGGTGGCGGTGCACCTGCCCACCAAGACCATCAGATTCCCCGCGTTATGCCTTGCCGCGCTGACCCATCTGGCCGCCGGCCACGACAGCGACCCTGCGGCCCTGCCCGGTCTGGACGCCGCTGACGGCGCCGTGGTGGTCCGACGGTTGTTGCGGGAGGGCGTCCTGGCGCCCTCGTCGGCCGCGTCGTGACAACCCCGAGGCGGCCGCCGTGCAGCGACCAGTCGCTGGCGCGCGAAGAGCCGATGTACGGCACCGCGTCGGCGGGCTCGGCCTGGCTGCTGCTGGAGGTCGAAGGCGGCTGGGGACCATCGGCGTTCCTGCAGTCGCCCACCAGTATCGACCCGGTCCTCGGGCGGGCGATCGTGCGCCGCGCCGAGGCCGCCGGAATGCGCATCGCCGCGATCCGCCGGCATGGTCGCCGCTCCGGGGCGCCGCGCTGGCGGTGGTTCGTGGCCAGGGCCGACGTCGGTCGCTCGCAGCTGTTCCACGGTGAGGTCGACACCGCCACCGAGTACCTCGACATCGACCTGGACGGACACGACGGCACCCGGGCCACCGGACCGCTGGTGGCCGTCTGCGCCCACGGCCGGCACGACCAGTGCTGCGCGGTGCGCGGCCGGGTCGCCGCCGGCGCCATCGCTGCCGAGTATCCCGAGCTGGTCTGGGAGTGCTCACATCTGGGCGGCGACCGGTTTGCTGCCACGATGCTGATCCTGCCGGAGGGGTTGTGTTACGGCCGGGTGGACGGCACCGACGCCGCTGAACTGGTTCGGCTGTATCTCGACGGGCGCCTCGATGACCGGTTTCTGCGGGGCCGCACCTCGGTCCCGCACGCCGTGCAGGCCGCACAGCATTTCGCGCGGCAGGCGTACGGCGATGACCGGATCGAGGCTCTGCCCGCCGTCGCCATGGAGGGCGGCACGGGGCAGATCCGGGTGGTCCTGGCACGCGAGCGCGGAAACCTGGAGGTGGTGCTCGACGAAGTGGTCTCCGAGCCGTTGTTCTCCCAGTGCTCGGCAACGGTGGCCGGACCGGTCCGCTGCTTCGGCTTGCACTCCATCGCTGCACATCCGCCCGGCTGACCCCCGCCCCTACTGCCGCCCAACCAACTGGTCGGCTAGCCTGTTGAACATCGGTCCAAGATCTCCGACACCGAGCAGGGAGGCCGCTCATGCAGCTGGCGTTGACACCGGAGGAAGCCGCGTTCCGCGACGAGCTCCGCACCATCTACACCACGAAGTTCCCCGAGGACATGCGGGAGCGGAGCCGGACGGAAACGCACCTCAACAAGGACGACATCGTCAACTCCCACAAGATCCTGCACGAGCACGGCATCGCCGTGCCGAACTGGCCCGTCGAGTGGGGCGGCAAGGACTGGACGCCCACCCAACACCAGATCTGGCTGGACGAGATGCAGCTGGCGGGCGTGCCCGAACCCTTGACGTTCAACGCCAAGATGGTGGGTCCCGTGATCGCCGAGTTCGGCAGCCAGGAGATCAAGGAACGCTTCCTGCCGCCGACGGCCGCGCTGGACATTTTCTGGTGCCAGGGGTTCTCCGAGCCCGAGGCGGGCTCCGACCTGGCGTCGCTGCGCACCACCGCGATCCGCGACGGTGACACCTACGTGGTCAACGGTCAGAAGACCTGGACCACCCTGGGCCAGTACGCCGACTGGATCTTCTGCCTGGTGCGCACCGATCCGCAGGCACCGAAGAAGCAGGCCGGCATCTCGTTCCTGTTGATCGACCTGGACACCCCCGGCATCACCATGCGCCCGATCAAGCTGATCGACGGCAGCTTCGAGGTCAACGAGGTGTTCTTCGAGGACGTCCGGGTGCCCGCCGAGAACCTGGTGGGCCAGGAGAACCAGGGCTGGACCTACGCGAAGTTCCTGCTGGGCAACGAGCGCACCGGTATCGCGCGCATCGGCGCCACCAAGGTGGCGCTCGCCGAGGTCAAGAAGCACGCCACCAAGACCGGTCTGATCTCCGATCCGTTCTTCGCCGTGCGTCTGGCCGAGGCCGAGAACGATCTGCTGGCCTTGGAGCTGACGCAGATGCGGGTGGCCTCGGGCTCCAAGGACGGCCAGCCGAACCCGGCGTCGTCGGTGCTCAAGCTGCGCGGCAGCCAGCTGCAGCAGCTCACCACCGAGCTGATGATGGATGTCGCCGGACCCGACGTCCTGCCGTTCGAGGCAGCGGCCATCCTGTCGCCGCAGTGGGCACAGGCCAGCGCGCCGCACTACCTGAACTACCGCAAGACTTCCATCTACGGCGGCAGCAATGAGGTGCAGCGCACCATCATCGCCTCGACCATCCTCGGATTGTGAGGTAAGAAGTGGACTTTCAACTCAGCGATGAGCAGGAGATGCTGCGCGACACCACGCGCGACCTGCTGGCCCACAGCTACGACGCCGAGCGGCGCAACAAGATCATCGAGACCGACCTGGGCTGGAGCCGTGAGGTGTGGAGCCAGCTCGCCGACACCGGAATCCTCGGTCTGGGCTTCGACCCGGAGGAGTCCGGGCAGATCGAGATCATGCTGGTGCTCACCGAACTCGGTCGCCGGCTGGCACCCGAGCCGGTGCTGCACGCCGCACTGGCGCCCGGCCTGGTGATCGCCGAGGCCGGCACCGACGAGCACAAGCAGCTGCTCGACGAGGTGGCCGAGGGCCGGTTGTTGTTGGCATTCGCCCACTTCGAACCGGGCATGCGGGGAGCCGCTACCGCCGTGACCACCACCGCCCGCCAGGACGGCGACGCCTGGATGCTCAGCGGCCAGAAGAACCCGGTGCTCGCCGGCGACACCGCAGACAAACTGGTCGTCACCGCCGCGCTGCCCGACGGCGGCACCGGGCTGTTCCTGGTGGACGGCGATGCTGTCACCAAGACCGGCTACCGCACGTTCGACGGCCAGCGTGGTGCGCAGATCGACCTCAACGGCTCCCCCGCCGTGGCGCTGGGATCCGCCGCCGACGACGCGACGGTCACCATCGAGCGCGCCCTGGTCCGCATCCAGTCCGCCCTGTGCGCGGAGGCGCTCGGCGCCATGGAAGAGTCTCTGCGGCTGACCTCGGAATACCTGAAGAGCCGCAAGCAGTTCGGTGTCACGCTCAACGCATTCCAGACGCTGACCCAGCGGGCCGCCGACATGTACGTGTCGCTGGAGCTGGCCCGCAGCATGACCCTGTACGCAGCGATGTCGATCTCCGACGGTGTGCTGGACCCGACCATCGCCGCACGGGCCAAGCTGCAGGTCGCCCGCTCGGGACGCCACATCAGCCAGGAGGCCATCCAGCTGCACGGTGGCATCGGCGTCACCGCCGAGTATCCGGTGGCGCACTTCGCCGCCCGGCTCACGGCCATCAACCAGACCCTGGGGTCGGCCGACGATCAGCTGCACGTGCTCGTGGACCAGCTCGGCGGATACGAGATCGCCGCGCTCTGAGCGGCGGTCACGTGTAGGCGACGTGGACCCTGGAGATGTGGCCTTCGAAGGGGAACGGTGCGCGTTCGCGGTACTCGTGTGACACGGGCGAGCCGAGGCAGGTTCCGATGTCGAGGCAGTCGTTGGCGGTGAACAGCAACGGGGCACTGACCGGAACCCGCCCCGATGCCACGGTCTGCCCGTCGACGGCCACCGTGACGTCCAGCGGCCCGGCCGGTCGCGGGTCGGCGTACTGGGTTCGTACCTCGATCCGAGCTGTCCCGGCCTCGATCTCGGCGCTCGAGCGCACAACGGTGCGCGACAAGATGAACAGGTTGTACTCGTACACCAGGTGGCCGCCGTCGAAGTAGCACGTCAGCCCGCCTGCAGCGCCGCCCAGTGCGTACAGGACTCCACTGGCGTGCGCCGGGATATCGACATCGATGGTGACGACGTTGTTCTTGTTGCCCAGCGCGGGCGCGCAGAATTCCGGCATCCGTACCATGTCCCCGGCAAACGTCCATTCCCGGTAGGGCGGGGTGATGCGCAGTTCCGGGTGGTACACCGGCACCCACAAGCCACCTCCGATGGGCAGCACCGCGTTACGCGCCGCCTCGATGGCGAACATTTCCCGCATCTGCCCGAGTTTGTCGGGTTCTGCGGCGGCGAGATCGTGGGCCTGCGACCAGTCCCGGTCGAGGTGATAGAGCTCCCAGGTGTCGTGGTCGGGGGTCCAGGTCGCGATGCCCTCGGGCTGTCCCGGCACCCACGGCAAGCGTGGCCCGCGGGCGCAGGCCAACCAGCCGTCGTGGTAGATGCCCCGGCTGCCCATGATCTCGAAGTACTGCGTCTGCTTGCCGCCGGGGGCCGACCGGTCCACCAGGGTGCGCGCGAAACTGGCTCCCGCGAGCGCGGTCTGCGGTTCGCCGTACACCGTGCGCGGCGTCTCGATGCCCACGATGTCGTAGATGGTCGGGACCACGTCGTTGCAGTGCAGGAATACGTCGCGCGGAGTGGTGTCGGCGGTGATCTTCGCAGGCCAACGCACCGCCATCGGATTGCGCGTGCCGCCGAGGTGTGACGCCAGCAGCTTCATGCCTTTGTACGGCGTCGAGCCGGCCCAGGCCCATCCGGCGTGGTATTGGTTGTCCACCAGCGGTGAACCCAGCACGTCCAAGCCGCCGAGTTGGTCGAGGGCATCGATGTGCTGGCGCACCGTGGTGGGAATTCCGTTCTGCGCCAACAGTTCTGCGATGGTGCCGTTCTGGCCCTCACCTGAGGACCCGTTGTCCCCCCAGATGTAGAAGAACAGCGTGTTGTTCCCGTATCCCAGCTCGTCGAGTTCGTCGGCGATCCGGCCCACCTGGACGTCGACGTGCTCGGCGTAGCCGGCGGCCACTTCCATCAGGCGGCGCTGGAACGGCTTTTCGTCGTCGGGAATGTCGTCCCAGGCGGCCAGTGTCGCGTCCCGCTCGGTCAACTCACAATCCTGCGGAATCCAGCCGGTGGCTTTGGCGCGCTCGAAAACCCGCCGGCGGTAGGCGTCCCAGCCGTCGTCGAACTTTCCGGCGTACTTGTCCGCCCACTCCTTCATGATGTGGTGTGGCCCGTGCAGGCACCCGCTGGCCCAGTACATGAAGAACGGCTTGTCGGCGTTGAATGCCTTGTGGCGGCGCAGCCAGCCGATGGCGTCGTCGGCTAGATCCTCCGACAGGTGGTAACCCTGCTCCGGGGTACGCGGCGGGGGCACCACCGTGGTGTTGCGCACCAGATGCGGCTCGTACTGTGAGGCCTCGCCGGCGAGGAACCCATAGAAGTACTCGAATCCCAGCCCCGTGGGCCAGTTCTCGAACGGCCCCGCTGCGGTGGTCTCCTCGGCAGGGGTGTTGTGCCATTTGCCGAATGCCGATGTCGCGTAACCGTACTGCTTGAGCACCTCGGCCACCGTCGCGCTCGAGCGCGGGATCTTGCCCGAGTAGCCGTCCCAGTCGTTGGCCAGTTCGGCGATCTGCCCGTTGCCGATCTCGTGGTGATTGCGCCCGGTCAGCAGGGACGCCCGCGTCGGCGAGCACATCGCCGTGGTGTGGAACCGGTTGTAGGAAACTCCCCCGGCAACGATGCGGTCCAGCGTCGCCGTTGTCACTTCACCCCCGAACGTCGTCGGCAGCCCGGGACCCGCGTCATCGATCAGCACGATCACGATGTTGGGCGTGTCGGGATGCAGACGGCGTGGCGCTTCGCGGGGAGCGTAGCTCGACTCACCCAGCGTGCGCCCCGCCACGCTGCCTGACGGCACCGGCGGGAACGGCAGCACCGCGCCACCGGGCAACGTGGGGGCCACGATCTGTTCTCCGGCCATCGGCTCACTCCTTCTCCACCGGTCGATCGCGATCATTGTGGTCCATCGTGCTGCACGCGGGACGGATTTCCCGCACGGCAGTCCAACGCCGCCGCTGCTGCCGCAAGACCCCGCGACCCGGGCCCTTCGGCCCTGGTGCCGCCGCCGTCGCCCTCGTAGCGTCGAGGGTGGCGTCGGCGATGTCGCCGGGCGTGGGAGAAGGGACGCTGACCATGACGCTGGGTATCGCTGTCGGGGTGGACGGGTCGGACCCGTCGGATGCCGCACTCCGCTGGGCCGCGCGGGAAGCGGCGTTGCACGCCGCGCCTCTGAAGCTGCTGCACGTCGTGACACCGCCGAACATGGTGGCCTGGCAGGAGCCTCTGGCCATGACGGGCTACGGCGAATGGCAGCAGACCCGGGCGCGCGAGATCCTCGACAAGGGACGCCAGCTGGCCGAGGAGGCCGCCCCCGGCATCGACG from Mycolicibacterium tokaiense includes the following:
- a CDS encoding sigma-70 family RNA polymerase sigma factor, giving the protein MARNLEAADHHPAIAGRDAALRQRFERDVLPRLDQLYGGALRMTQNRADCEDLLQETMINAFVGFHSFRDGTNLLAWLYRIMTNTYISGYRKRRVRPTEYATDEITDWQLADEAAHSSTGLRSAEVEALEAMPDARIVAALQTLPDEFRMVVYYVDVEGFAYREVAEIMGTPLGTVMSRLHRGRRQLRSQLAEVARDRGYAGAGTALVA
- a CDS encoding helix-turn-helix domain-containing protein, which translates into the protein MSATMYSPDDVADLLGLHVRTIRHYVRDGRLPAVRIGKQYRISEVDLRAFTGGAPAAAPPRLDTTTVVRIADITRELMDRVSTLALAGASAARLQVHTSYEPVQRTLTVVAVGDADDAAALLSMVSALIRDAAS
- a CDS encoding GatB/YqeY domain-containing protein → MTRDADAVRAALRRDLLAAMKIRDTVHVAALRTAIAAIDNAESVDAEGVTATEVARRELSADEVHAVLAGHVHGYAVEVDGYDAVGQAGPAARLRRQAALLRRHLP
- a CDS encoding LuxR C-terminal-related transcriptional regulator codes for the protein MVTGGAQRRVTVAVIDDQDVVHAGVEAWCAAADPPIDLVGNYLHPKEFLTAFPAVPHEVDVVLLDLQIEGSRPDFDILRTLSQAGQRVVVYSHLAADEIILSSLDLGAVTYLVKSEGRLHLIEALHSAASGTPYIGPRMAKALAHDRNSGRIKLSEREIEVLRAWFQTESKELVGKRLYIAPTTVRTHLQRARAKYAAVGRPAPTKSALLARAVEDGILSLNEL
- a CDS encoding BatC protein, with the translated sequence MAINDDDISTSAAGGGEGPADGGSNPGGHDGGADGTAGGEGPADGGSNPEGHDGGADGTAGGEGPADGGSNPDGHDGGADGTA
- a CDS encoding cupin domain-containing protein; this translates as MLSRCISVDQSVFAAEYWGRKPLLSPAGALPRDFGDLLSPDMVDELIAERGVRAPFIRLAKEGRLLAKDSYLGPAGFGAEVTDQVDSAKVLEQLASGATVVLQGLHRLWPPLIDFTRDAVDDIGHPVQVNAYITPPGNRGFDFHYDVHDVFVLQVSGTKRWMVHEPVHPHPLPSQPWTDHREAIAERVRDTPAIDAELSDGDALYVPRGWVHAAQALDTTSIHLTVGVAATTPLDVARAVLEELSAIEQLRAPLPLGMNPIDHDDVAATAAKVISQLSTHLRDNAETLSALATERLVSQHVSRTRPDAVRPLAALRAAVDPTAGPVRWRRGLHATLTQDSDNRVAVHLPTKTIRFPALCLAALTHLAAGHDSDPAALPGLDAADGAVVVRRLLREGVLAPSSAAS
- a CDS encoding sucrase ferredoxin codes for the protein MTTPRRPPCSDQSLAREEPMYGTASAGSAWLLLEVEGGWGPSAFLQSPTSIDPVLGRAIVRRAEAAGMRIAAIRRHGRRSGAPRWRWFVARADVGRSQLFHGEVDTATEYLDIDLDGHDGTRATGPLVAVCAHGRHDQCCAVRGRVAAGAIAAEYPELVWECSHLGGDRFAATMLILPEGLCYGRVDGTDAAELVRLYLDGRLDDRFLRGRTSVPHAVQAAQHFARQAYGDDRIEALPAVAMEGGTGQIRVVLARERGNLEVVLDEVVSEPLFSQCSATVAGPVRCFGLHSIAAHPPG
- a CDS encoding acyl-CoA dehydrogenase family protein, coding for MQLALTPEEAAFRDELRTIYTTKFPEDMRERSRTETHLNKDDIVNSHKILHEHGIAVPNWPVEWGGKDWTPTQHQIWLDEMQLAGVPEPLTFNAKMVGPVIAEFGSQEIKERFLPPTAALDIFWCQGFSEPEAGSDLASLRTTAIRDGDTYVVNGQKTWTTLGQYADWIFCLVRTDPQAPKKQAGISFLLIDLDTPGITMRPIKLIDGSFEVNEVFFEDVRVPAENLVGQENQGWTYAKFLLGNERTGIARIGATKVALAEVKKHATKTGLISDPFFAVRLAEAENDLLALELTQMRVASGSKDGQPNPASSVLKLRGSQLQQLTTELMMDVAGPDVLPFEAAAILSPQWAQASAPHYLNYRKTSIYGGSNEVQRTIIASTILGL
- a CDS encoding acyl-CoA dehydrogenase family protein, with product MDFQLSDEQEMLRDTTRDLLAHSYDAERRNKIIETDLGWSREVWSQLADTGILGLGFDPEESGQIEIMLVLTELGRRLAPEPVLHAALAPGLVIAEAGTDEHKQLLDEVAEGRLLLAFAHFEPGMRGAATAVTTTARQDGDAWMLSGQKNPVLAGDTADKLVVTAALPDGGTGLFLVDGDAVTKTGYRTFDGQRGAQIDLNGSPAVALGSAADDATVTIERALVRIQSALCAEALGAMEESLRLTSEYLKSRKQFGVTLNAFQTLTQRAADMYVSLELARSMTLYAAMSISDGVLDPTIAARAKLQVARSGRHISQEAIQLHGGIGVTAEYPVAHFAARLTAINQTLGSADDQLHVLVDQLGGYEIAAL
- a CDS encoding arylsulfatase gives rise to the protein MAGEQIVAPTLPGGAVLPFPPVPSGSVAGRTLGESSYAPREAPRRLHPDTPNIVIVLIDDAGPGLPTTFGGEVTTATLDRIVAGGVSYNRFHTTAMCSPTRASLLTGRNHHEIGNGQIAELANDWDGYSGKIPRSSATVAEVLKQYGYATSAFGKWHNTPAEETTAAGPFENWPTGLGFEYFYGFLAGEASQYEPHLVRNTTVVPPPRTPEQGYHLSEDLADDAIGWLRRHKAFNADKPFFMYWASGCLHGPHHIMKEWADKYAGKFDDGWDAYRRRVFERAKATGWIPQDCELTERDATLAAWDDIPDDEKPFQRRLMEVAAGYAEHVDVQVGRIADELDELGYGNNTLFFYIWGDNGSSGEGQNGTIAELLAQNGIPTTVRQHIDALDQLGGLDVLGSPLVDNQYHAGWAWAGSTPYKGMKLLASHLGGTRNPMAVRWPAKITADTTPRDVFLHCNDVVPTIYDIVGIETPRTVYGEPQTALAGASFARTLVDRSAPGGKQTQYFEIMGSRGIYHDGWLACARGPRLPWVPGQPEGIATWTPDHDTWELYHLDRDWSQAHDLAAAEPDKLGQMREMFAIEAARNAVLPIGGGLWVPVYHPELRITPPYREWTFAGDMVRMPEFCAPALGNKNNVVTIDVDIPAHASGVLYALGGAAGGLTCYFDGGHLVYEYNLFILSRTVVRSSAEIEAGTARIEVRTQYADPRPAGPLDVTVAVDGQTVASGRVPVSAPLLFTANDCLDIGTCLGSPVSHEYRERAPFPFEGHISRVHVAYT